atttatttgtctGTCTCTTTAATTgcatgtttacatatttgtaacaTCGCCTACTACTTTATAGTTACTCCTGCAAGATTTCCTTAACAAACGACCATCAATTCATAGCATTCAAAAGGTACCATTGCTAACGAGATTCTCACCGGACAAGAGGCGTTTTTCCACCGCCACGTTTGGTGAATCTTCCATTTGGGAATATTCCTGAACTGGCACCTCGCGTTTGATTAGGGACTTCAGAATCCCTCCTTTTGTTTTTGTCGAAGTATTGTCATTTGATGGAGAACTTTCAATAATGTTTGGTGGAGTGAACTTTTCATTAGCGATGTCAATTCTTTTCGTGTACTTTTCTGCTTTTCCGTCAAGAAATGTCTCCCAACTTGAACTTTTCATTTCGGACACTCGACAATTCCCTTCCACAGCTGCTAATCTGGTTTCTTGATCCTGGTTTTTACGTTCTAATTCGGAGACTTTAGCTTTAAGGAGGAACATTTGTCTATTGGAGTCAGTTAGAGCTCCCTCAAGGCTTACTACTCTTCTTTCCAGATCCTGAGGCCCCGCCGTCATAAAACATACTTAAGTCTGAGAATATTCTCAAGTCTGAGAATGTTCTCAACTCCCTCATTCTCAGACTCAGCGGCCGTCATAAAAAAGTTGAGcacaaaaaaaattctcaaagtcAGTTTTATTCTCAAATATTTGAGTCTACAAAAATGCAGACTTAAGAATATTCTCAAGGATTGAAAATGGCTGCCATGGTAAGGCGTCGACGTCGTCGTAGGCAGAATCTGCCGGTTTTAAGGCGCTCCCGTGTATTTCGGGACCTCAGTAATCCCTTAGAGAGTTTAGAAGAGGAAGAGATCTTCCAGAGATACCGTTTCACGCCagcaaatatatatttcattattgatGGAATCGGCGAGAGACTTCAATCAGACACTGCCAGAAATCGGGCTATTCCCCCACTTATCAAAGTCTTGTTGTTTTTACGTTACGTGGCTACAGGAGCTCACCTGCGTCTTATTGGAGACAGTTTAAATGTTTCTGAGTGCAGCGCTGGAAGGGCAGTTAAATCTGTTGCCAAGGCCATCATTGatgtttttatcaatttgataCAATTCCCCGTCGATGAAATGGCTACCAAAGTCAAGGAGGGTTTCAGGAGAATTGCAGGTAAATCgcctagaaatttgaaaatgaaaatgaaactaGGCCTTTACAGATCGTTTCAAATTGTGGATGGTATAATGACCAATTCATACGAAATATACCCGAGATAAATGCATAATGTAGACCTTATAAAACCTACACGGTCCATAGAGTAATGGTAATTATTAACGCTAAATAAACACCGGATGTTTTCTTACTTACTTCACTGTTCGTCTGTTGTCTTCGCTACAAACAGATATGAAGAGTTCCGCTAAGGGCCACAACTGCACACTGTCATTGCAGAGGTGGATCCAAAATAATGTAATGTTATAATTTTTACCCGTATATGGGATTTGTACGAACAAGTAACcatactgaaaatgaaatatcatatttgaaagtatttCACCCCAGTATGATGTATAATTAtggaaaattaaatgcatatgtTTCACTAGAAATATTAATGAtcaatatatgttttaaaactttaaatattaaaaattgttttaaaaataaaatatcacaaattaCGCAGTCATATGATTTTGTTGACCACAACCTGTCCCACATCTTTTCAATTTCACTTAATTTTCTCAAACCATAATAGAATGGTACATGATCAGTGTTGAAATGGTTTACCTTAAAAGTTCATGACAATAAAATGCTTGGATTCATGCAGAAGTTTTATTTATAGGGTACTATACTCTTATGTTGGATAAAGCGTGTTTTTAAAGTTAATTGTACCGATTAttgcatgaaaggtgaggataacaaataatgatcgatctcataactcctatcatgAACAGGATTTCCCAAAGTTATTGGATGCATTGATGGGACCCAGATAAGAATTTTGGCACCATCAGTTAATGAACCTGATTATGTCAACAGGAAGGGATTTCATAGCCTCAATGTCCAGGTAATAAAAGTTATTTATCTGCTCTTTTAATGTAAtttgaaacaatttttttttggtaaaacctaaatgtcacattattgaGAACAgttagataaataaaattacaaatTAACATGTATATCTATTAGATGGTGTGTGATCCAGCTTTTCGAGTGACCTCACTTTGTGCCAGATGGCCTGGATCATGTCAAGATTCAAGAATTTTTAGAAATTCCCATCTTTGCCAACAGTTTGAAAATGGTATTTTCATTTCCTGGATTATCAAATTATTACCATCATGAGTATGCTAGCTGACAAATATTTCCAAACCTCTAATACTTACTACACTGTATATGAATTTTTAGCTTACTGCatttaatacatgcatgtatatttttgCCTTTCTAGGGTTGCATGATGGTATTTTGGTTGGAGATTCTGGGTACCCCCTCACAAGATACTTGATGACACCCTATCTGACACCTTCAACCCAATCTGAGGAGAGGTTCAATACCAGTCTTTGCAGAACACGAGTTCTGATTGAGCAGACTTTTGGCATCATAAAAAGAAGGTTTCAAGCACTCCATGTGGGTTTCAGAGTTTCCCCAGAACAGTCGGTAGAGTACATTACGGCCTGTGTTATTCTCCACAATCTGGGAATTGAAAGAGGTGATATCTGTGTGCAGCAGAATTGTGCAGACATTGATGTGACTGCATGTATTCAACAGTATGTGCAGGAACCAGGACGTGACCGTAATGATGGCATtataaagagagcaacaatcaCACAAGGGTTCTTTTAAAGGATATATACTGTGAATAACCTTGAACTGTCGTTTTTGTTATTTAATAAAAACACGTACTGTAAAGTTGTAAGTGAAAATATCCATTTAATATTCACCTCATTTAATTATGACTACAACTACTTATATAACTTTAACAAtcggcccatgggccacatcactgaATTAATGAACAATATAAACAACTCAAAAACAACTGTAATCAACACAGTATGATTTTTCAAACGGTAATTTGTAAATTTATGGTACAAGATATAAttctaaaatcattttatcttaAGATAATCCACTATATCCACCTGTTAGACAATCCggtataaattatataaaccTGTGTTTGTCAGAAAATCCACTATATCTACCTGTCTGATACCTAATACTGCTTGAGGTAGCTCCATCTTATGTGAATTTCTAATATTAATGGTTCAAAATGGAAAATCTCTATCAATATTCACTTAATATAGTTTAATGTAATCAattaccaaagaaaatgtgtaatgTTGCaacttttttaaagatattagatatacataaacaaatatctcaacatcagaaaaatacacaatttcagaattataaaaaatacataaaaatatgttaaaatgaCCAGTTGTTAATGTCAACAATTTAGAAGAAAAACTGCTACTTTATAAATATATGCATGAATTAATGGTGGATATCAAAGaaatcattttttatttcaaaaaatttatctCATTTATAGAAAAGATAAACTTGTTTGGTATCAATAGTTAaacaaatttatcattttatccaGTGATTAAAATTTCTTCAATTTAAGCTATATTTCTATCAGGTGCAAAATTCAAATAaagaaagattttgcaaaaaatctatgacatcacaggaggatGGAGCTATCTTAAATGTAATTCAAATTCATAATTATTCCtagttaaagggactgattcacgatttcccccaaaattttgtttctcacttttaatgatcaaaatctaatgtctaatgtgtttaaaaggtttcccACAAATACTTAGGTTAtacatcatgacagaagcttaATATTATAAATAGTTTATCAATTACCAGTAGTTGTGTAATTAAAGATTGAAGTATGTTATAATTGTTaacaaaattttgaacatgTATTGGTTAATCAATATGTTTatgttaaatatcacatttcaaatatttttgagGTAAGGCTTAAAGAGTACcacttaaaaaattcaattccTGTCTGTGTAAAATTaggatattttgaattacaaaattcactaaagtttgtaaacataaacaagaCTCAAGTATTgttcacataacacagagttaacACTAAAAAAgtctcttatccttgcatttaGAAGGTCCAAATTGGTTATTATGTATAAATGAGTTCtgtttttactttttcaaatgaaaaatattttgttttcattaaaaaagagtgaaccagtccctttaatgtaaaaattataattcAGAACTGAGCTGAACTAAGAAATCTGGGTAATTCGATTGAATTTCTAAGAGCAGTCGTTGTTTTTTTAACACCTGGACCTCTTTCTGTACACTGAGTAGCTCTTTTTGTACTTGGAGTACTTCCCTCTTTTCCTTTACCCTCAGAACTTCTTGCTCTAATCTTTGAATGTCTAATGTCAAATTTCTCTCCTCTAGCTCCTCCAGCCTCCTTCTTCTTGGTTCACCTGTTCAATACACATTCTGAATTACATTATATAAAAGCAAAATCaattatgtaaattttgtatCAATGGGCTCACATCTACtggaatgagagagagagagagagagagagagagagagagagagagtacttAAAATGTTCTACATTTTACATGCCTTTCTTTTCCTTCCTTGTGGCAGGCAGTTCATGTTGAATTAATGCAGGGATTTCATCTGCACAAAAATATCAAGGTtctaaattatttatttttatacttataggacatacatgtattatttttgctTACAATTGTATATTATAAATGGAACATCCACTGTGCTGTTGATtatttttgtgaatattttacACCTCATAGTGTTCAATCTATCagtaaattaattttgattttctatgtttatgtatatattatgaataAAGTCACAAACCTGTCTTGTCCTGCTCTTTGTCTATTGTGGACTCTAATTCAATAAAAAGCGATCATCATTTATATCACTAATTATCATTGGTTATACTAATAGCAATATAACACATTTGTTGATATGTTATGGGTGTGAATTGTTAAAGATTTAAGTACAGTGTACTAAGAGAATATAAATACAAGAACAACTACTGTACATGACAGTTGTAATTCATTAGAATAAGAATCTtgcaaattaattttaaaaacacaacTAAATGTACTGTGCATATAGAATATGATAGTTGTAATTGGTTAATATGAGAATCTTTCCTGttctacaaaattttatttaattaaaatgaaGAATTTTTACTCTTTGTATGATTATGAAGAAAGATGTCTCTGTtgcacacacatatatatttgtaaaaagacACATATTGctaaaatgttttgtgaaacactgatatgCCCTCAAATAACacattatttttaaaggatgaaaaaaaaaaaaaaaaaaaaaaacactggaAAAATCTCTCCACAAGTATGAGATATGACAGCCCAGGTCAATAATTTACCCATTCAGAAATTATGTCCAGTGTTAAAGTTTTTTGTCATAGACAAATGGACAGACTgacaaacaaaaaactatatTATATATGCCCAAATCTAGATTCATAACTATATAATTATGCATATATACCTAGCACAGCAGTTGATGATGCTTCTAGTtctgtacatgtaccagttgACGGAACTGATCTGATTGTTGGAGCTGAAAAAGT
Above is a genomic segment from Ostrea edulis chromosome 3, xbOstEdul1.1, whole genome shotgun sequence containing:
- the LOC125658629 gene encoding putative nuclease HARBI1 is translated as MAAMVRRRRRRRQNLPVLRRSRVFRDLSNPLESLEEEEIFQRYRFTPANIYFIIDGIGERLQSDTARNRAIPPLIKVLLFLRYVATGAHLRLIGDSLNVSECSAGRAVKSVAKAIIDVFINLIQFPVDEMATKVKEGFRRIAGKSPRNLKMKMKLGLYRSFQIVDGFPKVIGCIDGTQIRILAPSVNEPDYVNRKGFHSLNVQMVCDPAFRVTSLCARWPGSCQDSRIFRNSHLCQQFENGLHDGILVGDSGYPLTRYLMTPYLTPSTQSEERFNTSLCRTRVLIEQTFGIIKRRFQALHVGFRVSPEQSVEYITACVILHNLGIERGDICVQQNCADIDVTACIQQYVQEPGRDRNDGIIKRATITQGFF